In a single window of the Elaeis guineensis isolate ETL-2024a chromosome 8, EG11, whole genome shotgun sequence genome:
- the LOC105034294 gene encoding uncharacterized protein: METPSHLLRLVLSCRKLTAQVTLPRTETIVAMASSCEQEFVAQQRARLGRFPRSRSEWDARVAARVGEKLGLRLKEAGVSAVQIDLAEELSRPPHYRRPLASLFCSIQRAGVHVAGAEKLQWP; this comes from the coding sequence ATGGAAACGCCGTCGCATCTGCTGAGGCTGGTGCTCAGCTGCCGGAAGCTAACGGCGCAGGTGACGCTCCCGAGGACGGAGACGATCGTGGCGATGGCGTCGTCCTGCGAGCAGGAGTTCGTGGCCCAGCAGCGCGCCCGCCTCGGCCGCTTCCCCCGCTCCCGCAGCGAATGGGACGCCCGCGTCGCCGCCCGTGTCGGCGAGAAGCTCGGCCTTCGCCTCAAGGAGGCCGGCGTCTCCGCCGTCCAGATCGACCTCGCCGAGGAGCTTTCCCGCCCGCCCCACTACCGCCGCCCCCTCGCCTCCCTCTTCTGTTCCATCCAGCGCGCCGGCGTCCACGTCGCCGGCGCCGAGAAATTGCAGTGGCCATGA